Proteins encoded within one genomic window of Flavobacterium gilvum:
- a CDS encoding sugar phosphate isomerase/epimerase family protein, with the protein MQIDFFCPRWGSELLSWETFCQKVKQEGYDGIEYAIANNVTEKELDNIWNIVEQNNLKIIAQFFESGDAEFSKHFDLYGTWFEKISNYPCVKIDSQTGRDFYSFEQNGSLINEAFRFTKKTGILVAHETHRNKCLFAAHVSKEYLEKTPELKITLDASHWVCVAESFLEDQTKAMQLAIERTDHIHARVGYPEGPQIPDPRIPEWQHAVDAHLAWWDKVVMRKKEANEKLTITAEFGPYPYMVHLPDNNMPISNQWEVNAYMMKFLKNRYC; encoded by the coding sequence ATGCAAATAGATTTTTTTTGTCCTCGTTGGGGAAGCGAATTGTTAAGCTGGGAAACCTTTTGTCAAAAAGTAAAACAGGAAGGGTATGACGGTATCGAGTATGCTATCGCTAATAATGTGACCGAAAAGGAGTTGGATAATATTTGGAACATTGTAGAACAGAATAACTTAAAAATTATTGCACAGTTTTTTGAAAGTGGTGATGCCGAATTTTCTAAGCATTTTGATTTGTATGGTACTTGGTTCGAAAAAATTAGTAACTACCCATGTGTAAAAATCGATTCGCAAACCGGAAGGGATTTTTATAGTTTTGAGCAAAACGGTTCATTAATAAATGAGGCTTTTCGGTTTACAAAAAAGACTGGTATTCTAGTGGCTCATGAAACGCATCGCAATAAATGCTTATTTGCGGCGCATGTTTCCAAAGAGTATTTAGAAAAGACACCTGAATTAAAAATTACCCTCGATGCTTCGCATTGGGTATGTGTAGCCGAATCGTTTTTGGAAGACCAAACAAAAGCCATGCAATTAGCTATTGAACGAACAGATCATATTCATGCACGGGTTGGTTATCCCGAAGGGCCACAAATTCCAGATCCACGTATACCAGAGTGGCAACACGCGGTAGATGCTCATTTGGCTTGGTGGGACAAGGTTGTAATGAGAAAGAAAGAAGCAAATGAAAAACTTACCATAACGGCTGAATTTGGACCTTATCCATATATGGTTCATTTACCGGATAACAATATGCCAATTAGCAATCAATGGGAAGTAAATGCCTATATGATGAAGTTCTTAAAAAATAGATATTGCTAA